The proteins below come from a single Cervus canadensis isolate Bull #8, Minnesota chromosome 2, ASM1932006v1, whole genome shotgun sequence genomic window:
- the LORICRIN gene encoding loricrin isoform X1 yields the protein MSHQKKQPTPQPPVGCGKTSGGGGGGGGGGGGGGGGGGGGGGGGGRGRGCGGVFYSGGGGGSGSCGGSGGGGGGSGGSVKYSGGGGSSGCGGGYSGGGDGGSGGSIKYSGGGGSSGCGGYSSGGGSSSTVCYSSGGGSSGGGCYSSGGGGSSGQQVQCQSYGGVSSGGDSGCGGIISGGGSGCGGIISGGGSGCGGISSGSGCGGISSGGGSGCGGISSGSGCGGISSGGGSGCGGISSGGGSGYFSSSQTSQTPCLPQQSYGGGSSGAGCGGGSSGVSGCVSSGGGGSGSGCVGGSSGGGGGCFSSGGGGSGSGCGGGGSSGGGSGGGKGVPVCHQTQQKQAPTWPGK from the coding sequence ATGTCTCACCAGAAAAAGCAGCCCACCCCTCAGCCCCCAGTGGGCTGTGGGAAAAcctccggcggcggcggcggcggcggcggcggcggcggcggcggcggcggcggcggcggcggcggcggcggcggcggcggccgcggccgcGGCTGCGGCGGCGTCTTCtacagcggcggcggcggcggctccggTAGCTGCGGCGGCTCCGGGGGTGGCGGCGGCGGCTCGGGTGGAAGTGTCAAGTATTCTGGAGGCGGCGGCAGCTCCGGCTGCGGCGGCGGCTACTCTGGCGGCGGCGACGGTGGCTCTGGTGGAAGTATCAAGTATTCCGGGGGCGGCGGCAGCTCCGGCTGCGGAGGCTACTCCTCCGGCGGCGGCTCCTCCAGTACCGTCTGCTACTCCTCCGGCGGCGGCTCCTCCGGGGGCGGCTGCTACTCCAGCGGCGGCGGTGGCTCCTCCGGCCAGCAGGTCCAGTGCCAGAGCTACGGGGGCGTCTCTAGTGGGGGCGACTCCGGCTGCGGCGGCATCATCTCCGGGGGCGGCTCCGGCTGCGGCGGCATCATCTCCGGGGGCGGCTCCGGCTGCGGCGGCATCTCCTCCGGGAGCGGCTGCGGCGGCATCTCCTCCGGGGGCGGCTCCGGCTGCGGCGGCATCTCCTCCGGGAGCGGCTGCGGCGGCATCTCCTCCGGGGGCGGCTCCGGCTGCGGCGGCATCTCCTCCGGGGGCGGCTCCGGATACTTCTCGTCCTCCCAGACCTCCCAGACTCCGTGCTTGCCCCAGCAGAGCTACGGAGGGGGCTCATCCGGCGCCGGCTGCGGCGGCGGTTCCTCCGGGGTCAGCGGCTGCGTTTCCAGCGGTGGGGGCGGCAGTGGATCCGGCTGCGTGGGAGGCTCctccgggggcggcggcggctgctTCTCTAGCGGTGGGGGCGGCAGCGGTtccggctgcggcggcggcggctcttCCGGGGGTGGTTCCGGGGGTGGCAAGGGCGTCCCAGTCTGCCACCAGACCCAGCAGAAGCAGGCGCCTACCTGGCCAGGCAAGTAA
- the LORICRIN gene encoding loricrin isoform X4: MSHQKKQPTPQPPVGCGKTSGGGGGGGGGGGGGGGGGGGGGGGGGRGRGCGGVFYSGGGGGSGSCGGSGGGGGGSGGSVKYSGGGGSSGCGGGYSGGGDGGSGGSIKYSGGGGSSGCGGYSSGGGSSSTVCYSSGGGSSGGGCYSSGGGGSSGQQVQCQSYGGVSSGGDSGCGGIISGGGSGCGGISSGSGCGGISSGGGSGCGGISSGGGSGYFSSSQTSQTPCLPQQSYGGGSSGAGCGGGSSGVSGCVSSGGGGSGSGCVGGSSGGGGGCFSSGGGGSGSGCGGGGSSGGGSGGGKGVPVCHQTQQKQAPTWPGK, translated from the exons ATGTCTCACCAGAAAAAGCAGCCCACCCCTCAGCCCCCAGTGGGCTGTGGGAAAAcctccggcggcggcggcggcggcggcggcggcggcggcggcggcggcggcggcggcggcggcggcggcggcggcggcggccgcggccgcGGCTGCGGCGGCGTCTTCtacagcggcggcggcggcggctccggTAGCTGCGGCGGCTCCGGGGGTGGCGGCGGCGGCTCGGGTGGAAGTGTCAAGTATTCTGGAGGCGGCGGCAGCTCCGGCTGCGGCGGCGGCTACTCTGGCGGCGGCGACGGTGGCTCTGGTGGAAGTATCAAGTATTCCGGGGGCGGCGGCAGCTCCGGCTGCGGAGGCTACTCCTCCGGCGGCGGCTCCTCCAGTACCGTCTGCTACTCCTCCGGCGGCGGCTCCTCCGGGGGCGGCTGCTACTCCAGCGGCGGCGGTGGCTCCTCCGGCCAGCAGGTCCAGTGCCAGAGCTACGGGGGCGTCTCTAGTGGGGGCGACTCCGGCTGCGGCGGCATCAT CTCCGGGGGCGGCTCCGGCTGCGGCGGCATCTCCTCCGGGAGCGGCTGCGGCGGCATCTCCTCCGGGGGCGGCTCCGGCTGCGGCGGCATCTCCTCCGGGGGCGGCTCCGGATACTTCTCGTCCTCCCAGACCTCCCAGACTCCGTGCTTGCCCCAGCAGAGCTACGGAGGGGGCTCATCCGGCGCCGGCTGCGGCGGCGGTTCCTCCGGGGTCAGCGGCTGCGTTTCCAGCGGTGGGGGCGGCAGTGGATCCGGCTGCGTGGGAGGCTCctccgggggcggcggcggctgctTCTCTAGCGGTGGGGGCGGCAGCGGTtccggctgcggcggcggcggctcttCCGGGGGTGGTTCCGGGGGTGGCAAGGGCGTCCCAGTCTGCCACCAGACCCAGCAGAAGCAGGCGCCTACCTGGCCAGGCAAGTAA
- the LORICRIN gene encoding loricrin isoform X2 codes for MSHQKKQPTPQPPVGCGKTSGGGGGGGGGCGGVFYSGGGGGSGSCGGSGGGGGGSGGSVKYSGGGGSSGCGGGYSGGGDGGSGGSIKYSGGGGSSGCGGYSSGGGSSSTVCYSSGGGSSGGGCYSSGGGGSSGQQVQCQSYGGVSSGGDSGCGGIISGGGSGCGGIISGGGSGCGGISSGSGCGGISSGGGSGCGGISSGSGCGGISSGGGSGCGGISSGGGSGYFSSSQTSQTPCLPQQSYGGGSSGAGCGGGSSGVSGCVSSGGGGSGSGCVGGSSGGGGGCFSSGGGGSGSGCGGGGSSGGGSGGGKGVPVCHQTQQKQAPTWPGK; via the exons ATGTCTCACCAGAAAAAGCAGCCCACCCCTCAGCCCCCAGTGGGCTGTGGGAAAAcctccggcggcggcggcggcggcggcg gcGGCTGCGGCGGCGTCTTCtacagcggcggcggcggcggctccggTAGCTGCGGCGGCTCCGGGGGTGGCGGCGGCGGCTCGGGTGGAAGTGTCAAGTATTCTGGAGGCGGCGGCAGCTCCGGCTGCGGCGGCGGCTACTCTGGCGGCGGCGACGGTGGCTCTGGTGGAAGTATCAAGTATTCCGGGGGCGGCGGCAGCTCCGGCTGCGGAGGCTACTCCTCCGGCGGCGGCTCCTCCAGTACCGTCTGCTACTCCTCCGGCGGCGGCTCCTCCGGGGGCGGCTGCTACTCCAGCGGCGGCGGTGGCTCCTCCGGCCAGCAGGTCCAGTGCCAGAGCTACGGGGGCGTCTCTAGTGGGGGCGACTCCGGCTGCGGCGGCATCATCTCCGGGGGCGGCTCCGGCTGCGGCGGCATCATCTCCGGGGGCGGCTCCGGCTGCGGCGGCATCTCCTCCGGGAGCGGCTGCGGCGGCATCTCCTCCGGGGGCGGCTCCGGCTGCGGCGGCATCTCCTCCGGGAGCGGCTGCGGCGGCATCTCCTCCGGGGGCGGCTCCGGCTGCGGCGGCATCTCCTCCGGGGGCGGCTCCGGATACTTCTCGTCCTCCCAGACCTCCCAGACTCCGTGCTTGCCCCAGCAGAGCTACGGAGGGGGCTCATCCGGCGCCGGCTGCGGCGGCGGTTCCTCCGGGGTCAGCGGCTGCGTTTCCAGCGGTGGGGGCGGCAGTGGATCCGGCTGCGTGGGAGGCTCctccgggggcggcggcggctgctTCTCTAGCGGTGGGGGCGGCAGCGGTtccggctgcggcggcggcggctcttCCGGGGGTGGTTCCGGGGGTGGCAAGGGCGTCCCAGTCTGCCACCAGACCCAGCAGAAGCAGGCGCCTACCTGGCCAGGCAAGTAA
- the LORICRIN gene encoding loricrin isoform X3, whose translation MSHQKKQPTPQPPVGCGKTSGGGGGGGGCGGVFYSGGGGGSGSCGGSGGGGGGSGGSVKYSGGGGSSGCGGGYSGGGDGGSGGSIKYSGGGGSSGCGGYSSGGGSSSTVCYSSGGGSSGGGCYSSGGGGSSGQQVQCQSYGGVSSGGDSGCGGIISGGGSGCGGIISGGGSGCGGISSGSGCGGISSGGGSGCGGISSGSGCGGISSGGGSGCGGISSGGGSGYFSSSQTSQTPCLPQQSYGGGSSGAGCGGGSSGVSGCVSSGGGGSGSGCVGGSSGGGGGCFSSGGGGSGSGCGGGGSSGGGSGGGKGVPVCHQTQQKQAPTWPGK comes from the exons ATGTCTCACCAGAAAAAGCAGCCCACCCCTCAGCCCCCAGTGGGCTGTGGGAAAAcctccggcggcggcggcggcggcg gcGGCTGCGGCGGCGTCTTCtacagcggcggcggcggcggctccggTAGCTGCGGCGGCTCCGGGGGTGGCGGCGGCGGCTCGGGTGGAAGTGTCAAGTATTCTGGAGGCGGCGGCAGCTCCGGCTGCGGCGGCGGCTACTCTGGCGGCGGCGACGGTGGCTCTGGTGGAAGTATCAAGTATTCCGGGGGCGGCGGCAGCTCCGGCTGCGGAGGCTACTCCTCCGGCGGCGGCTCCTCCAGTACCGTCTGCTACTCCTCCGGCGGCGGCTCCTCCGGGGGCGGCTGCTACTCCAGCGGCGGCGGTGGCTCCTCCGGCCAGCAGGTCCAGTGCCAGAGCTACGGGGGCGTCTCTAGTGGGGGCGACTCCGGCTGCGGCGGCATCATCTCCGGGGGCGGCTCCGGCTGCGGCGGCATCATCTCCGGGGGCGGCTCCGGCTGCGGCGGCATCTCCTCCGGGAGCGGCTGCGGCGGCATCTCCTCCGGGGGCGGCTCCGGCTGCGGCGGCATCTCCTCCGGGAGCGGCTGCGGCGGCATCTCCTCCGGGGGCGGCTCCGGCTGCGGCGGCATCTCCTCCGGGGGCGGCTCCGGATACTTCTCGTCCTCCCAGACCTCCCAGACTCCGTGCTTGCCCCAGCAGAGCTACGGAGGGGGCTCATCCGGCGCCGGCTGCGGCGGCGGTTCCTCCGGGGTCAGCGGCTGCGTTTCCAGCGGTGGGGGCGGCAGTGGATCCGGCTGCGTGGGAGGCTCctccgggggcggcggcggctgctTCTCTAGCGGTGGGGGCGGCAGCGGTtccggctgcggcggcggcggctcttCCGGGGGTGGTTCCGGGGGTGGCAAGGGCGTCCCAGTCTGCCACCAGACCCAGCAGAAGCAGGCGCCTACCTGGCCAGGCAAGTAA